A part of Streptomyces sp. NBC_01235 genomic DNA contains:
- a CDS encoding acyl-CoA dehydrogenase family protein codes for MNGAKPMKDPLDLLDLSSTLSDEEREIQATVAKFLADRVRPHIGEWFENAHFARELAPELGKLGVLGMHLEGYGCAGTNAVSYGLACLELEAADSGFRSFVSVQGSLSMFSIWKWGSEEQKQEWLPRLAAGEAIGCFGLTEPDFGSNPSGMRTRAVRDGGGDWILNGSKMWITNGGIADVATVWAQTEDGIRGFLVPRGTPGFTTQDIKQKMSLRASITSELHFDNVRLPDSARLPLAEGLRGPLSCLNEARFGILFGAVGAARDSLQAAIEYADSRVQFDKPISAFQLTQKKLADMSVSVGNAALLAVHLGRLKDQHRIRPEQISVGKLNNVREAIAIARECRTVLGANGISLEYSPLRHANNLESVLTYEGTSEMHTLVIGQAITGQVAFR; via the coding sequence ATGAACGGCGCCAAGCCGATGAAGGACCCTCTCGACCTGCTCGACCTCTCCTCCACACTCAGTGACGAGGAGCGCGAGATCCAGGCGACCGTCGCCAAGTTCCTCGCCGACCGGGTGCGACCGCACATCGGTGAGTGGTTCGAGAACGCCCACTTCGCCCGCGAACTCGCCCCGGAACTTGGCAAGTTGGGCGTGCTCGGCATGCATCTCGAAGGGTACGGCTGCGCCGGCACCAACGCCGTCAGCTACGGACTGGCCTGCCTGGAGCTGGAGGCGGCGGACTCCGGCTTCCGCAGCTTCGTCTCCGTGCAGGGCTCGCTGTCGATGTTCTCCATCTGGAAGTGGGGCTCGGAGGAGCAGAAGCAGGAGTGGCTGCCCCGGCTCGCCGCCGGTGAGGCCATCGGCTGCTTCGGCCTGACCGAGCCCGACTTCGGCAGCAACCCCTCCGGGATGCGCACCAGGGCCGTCCGCGACGGTGGGGGAGACTGGATCCTCAACGGATCCAAGATGTGGATCACCAACGGCGGTATCGCCGATGTGGCCACTGTCTGGGCACAGACCGAGGACGGCATCCGCGGCTTCCTCGTGCCCCGCGGGACGCCTGGCTTCACCACGCAGGACATCAAGCAGAAGATGTCGCTGCGCGCCTCCATCACCTCGGAGCTCCACTTCGACAACGTACGGCTGCCCGACTCGGCGCGGCTGCCTCTCGCGGAGGGCTTGCGCGGACCGCTGTCCTGTCTGAACGAGGCCCGCTTCGGCATCCTGTTCGGCGCGGTCGGAGCGGCCCGCGACTCGCTCCAGGCAGCCATCGAGTACGCCGACTCCCGAGTCCAGTTCGACAAGCCGATCAGCGCCTTCCAGCTCACCCAGAAGAAGCTCGCTGACATGAGCGTGTCCGTGGGCAATGCCGCACTGCTCGCCGTGCACCTGGGCCGGCTCAAGGACCAGCACCGCATCAGGCCCGAGCAGATCAGCGTCGGCAAGCTCAACAACGTACGGGAAGCGATCGCCATCGCACGGGAGTGCCGCACCGTCCTGGGTGCCAACGGCATCTCCCTGGAGTACTCGCCGCTGCGCCACGCCAACAACCTGGAGTCCGTCCTCACCTACGAAGGCACGAGTGAGATGCACACGCTGGTCATCGGCCAGGCGATCACCGGCCAGGTGGCGTTCCGCTGA